A section of the Mastomys coucha isolate ucsf_1 unplaced genomic scaffold, UCSF_Mcou_1 pScaffold15, whole genome shotgun sequence genome encodes:
- the LOC116090422 gene encoding olfactory receptor 8K5-like isoform X3, with amino-acid sequence MGQPNVTMPTEFILMGVTQTAELKLPLFAVFLAIYAITVVGNLGMIILTKLDSRLHTPMYFFIRHLAFIDLGNSTAICPKMLVNFVVDQNTITYYACATQMACFIMFIVSELSILSSMAYDRYVAICNPLLYSAIMSQRRCQVLVGIPYLYSTFQALLFPIKYFTLSFCGANVISHFYCDVVPILPLICSHVEETELLTILFSAFNLISSLLVVLLSYMLILLTVCRMHSAEEQKRE; translated from the exons ATGGGACAACCAAATGTAACAATGCCAACTGAGTTCATTCTGATGGGAGTCACACAGACTGCTGAGCTGAAACTCCCTCTGTTTGCAGTCTTCCTTGCTATCTATGCAATCACCGTGGTGGGAAACCTGGGCATGATCATTTTGACCAAGCTGGACTCTCGCCTACATACCCCTATGTACTTTTTCATCAGACACCTTGCTTTCATTGATCTTGGAAATTCCACTGCCATCTGCCCCAAGATGCTGGTGAATTTTGTTGTGGATCAAAACACCATCACCTATTATGCTTGTGCCACACAGATGGCATGCTTCATTATGTTCATTGTCAGTGAACTTTCAATCTTGTCCTCCATGGCATATGACCGCTACGTGGCCATCTGCAACCCTCTGCTCTACAGTGCGATAATGTCTCAGAGACGCTGTCAAGTGCTCGTTGGCATTCCATACCTCTACAGTACCTTCCAGGCTCTGCTGTTCCCTATTAAGTATTTCACGTTAAGCTTCTGTGGTGCTAATGTCATAAGCCACTTCTATTGTGATGTCGTCCCCATACTACCTTTGATCTGTTCACATGTAGAAGAGACAGAATTGTTGACTATATTGTTTTCAGCCTTTAATTTAATCTCTTCTCTTCTTGTGGTTCTTTTGTCTTACATGCTGATTTTGTTAACCGTATGTCGAATGCATTCTGCAGAAG AGCAAAAGAGAGAATAA
- the LOC116090423 gene encoding olfactory receptor 8K5-like → MSQGNSTVPAEFILTGITHRPELQLLLLGVFLVIYGVAMIGNMSMIILTKLDTRLHTPMYYFIRHLAFIDLGNCTVIYPKMMVTFVVEQNAISYYACAIQMAFYIAFIISELFILSAMAYDRFVAICNPLLYGVIMSHRRCHVLVGIPYLYSVFQAVMITSKIFTLAFCGSNVISHFYCDNVPMLLLLCSNARDIELMIILFSALNLISSLFVVLVSYLLILLAIYRMHSAEGRKKAFSTCGSHLTVVVVFYGTLLFMYLQPKSTHSFETDKIASVFYTLVIPMLNPLIYSFRNKEVKNALLRIFKYRCKLCT, encoded by the coding sequence ATGAGCCAAGGGAACTCAACAGTGCCAGCTGAATTCATTCTAACAGGAATTACACACAGGCCTGAGCTGCAACTTCTGCTTTTGGGGGTCTTCTTAGTCATCTATGGAGTCGCCATGATAGGCAACATGAGCATGATCATTTTGACCAAGTTGGACACTCGCCTTCACACACCTATGTATTATTTTATCAGACACCTGGCTTTCATTGATCTTGGCAATTGCACTGTCATTTACCCCAAGATGATGGTAACTTTTGTGGTGGAACAAAATGCCATCTCTTACTATGCTTGTGCCATACAGATGGCATTCTACATTGCATTCATCATCAGTGAACTGTTTATATTGTCTGCAATGGCCTATGATCGCTTTGTGGCCATCTGCAATCCTCTGCTCTACGGTGTGATCATGTCTCACAGGCGCTGTCATGTTCTGGTGGGCATTCCCTATCTCTACAGTGTCTTCCAAGCTGTGATGATAACTAGTAAAATTTTTACATTGGCTTTCTGTGGCTCTAATGTCATTAGCCATTTCTACTGTGACAATGTCCCCATGTTACTTTTACTGTGCTCAAATGCAAGGGATATAGAATTGATGATCATATTATTTTCAGCACTTAATTTGATCTCCTCCCTCTTTGTAGTCTTAGTATCTTACCTTCTTATTCTACTGGCCATATATAGAATGCATTctgcagaaggaaggaaaaaggcttTCTCAACTTGTGGTTCTCATCTGACAGTGGTGGTAGTATTTTATGGCACTCTACTCTTTATGTACTTACAGCCCAAATCCACACACTCATTTGAAACTGACAAAATAGCTTCTGTGTTTTATACTTTAGTGATTCCAATGCTTAATCCCTTGATCTACAGCTTTAGAAACAAAGAAGTGAAAAATGCCCTTCTAAGAATCTTTAAGTATCGATGTAAACTTTGtacttaa
- the LOC116090422 gene encoding olfactory receptor 8K5-like isoform X1, which yields MGQPNVTMPTEFILMGVTQTAELKLPLFAVFLAIYAITVVGNLGMIILTKLDSRLHTPMYFFIRHLAFIDLGNSTAICPKMLVNFVVDQNTITYYACATQMACFIMFIVSELSILSSMAYDRYVAICNPLLYSAIMSQRRCQVLVGIPYLYSTFQALLFPIKYFTLSFCGANVISHFYCDVVPILPLICSHVEETELLTILFSAFNLISSLLVVLLSYMLILLTVCRMHSAEGRKKAFSTCGSHLTVVAVFYGSLLFMYVHPKSAHSFEYDKMASVFYTLVIPMLNPLIYSLRNKEVKNAFHRVFKNL from the coding sequence ATGGGACAACCAAATGTAACAATGCCAACTGAGTTCATTCTGATGGGAGTCACACAGACTGCTGAGCTGAAACTCCCTCTGTTTGCAGTCTTCCTTGCTATCTATGCAATCACCGTGGTGGGAAACCTGGGCATGATCATTTTGACCAAGCTGGACTCTCGCCTACATACCCCTATGTACTTTTTCATCAGACACCTTGCTTTCATTGATCTTGGAAATTCCACTGCCATCTGCCCCAAGATGCTGGTGAATTTTGTTGTGGATCAAAACACCATCACCTATTATGCTTGTGCCACACAGATGGCATGCTTCATTATGTTCATTGTCAGTGAACTTTCAATCTTGTCCTCCATGGCATATGACCGCTACGTGGCCATCTGCAACCCTCTGCTCTACAGTGCGATAATGTCTCAGAGACGCTGTCAAGTGCTCGTTGGCATTCCATACCTCTACAGTACCTTCCAGGCTCTGCTGTTCCCTATTAAGTATTTCACGTTAAGCTTCTGTGGTGCTAATGTCATAAGCCACTTCTATTGTGATGTCGTCCCCATACTACCTTTGATCTGTTCACATGTAGAAGAGACAGAATTGTTGACTATATTGTTTTCAGCCTTTAATTTAATCTCTTCTCTTCTTGTGGTTCTTTTGTCTTACATGCTGATTTTGTTAACCGTATGTCGAATGCATTCTGCAGAAGGTAGGAAAAAAGCTTTCTCCACTTGTGGTTCCCATCTAACGGTGGTGGCTGTGTTCTATGGTTCTCTACTCTTCATGTATGTTCACCCTAAATCTGCTCACTCATTTGAATACGACAAAATGGCATCTGTGTTTTATACTTTAGTGATCCCCATGCTTAACCCCTTGATTTATAGTTTAAGGAACAAAGAGGTAAAAAATGCTTTTCATAGAGTATTTAAGAATCTATGA